Proteins encoded within one genomic window of Amycolatopsis nigrescens CSC17Ta-90:
- a CDS encoding substrate-binding and VWA domain-containing protein, which produces MAVVVLAGAGWATVELVSANTGDGDCVTPTVVRVAAAPDIAPVVTQLGRALAEDGCYRIEVRDRESATVAESLAVSDGSERPHVWLPDSTLNLRRARDAGATDVPESGTSVASSPVVLALAKDTATTLGWPDSSPGWAEVLGQSDVVFGIPDPARDPVGVSALLGVREATKTAGDPAAAYAAALRRFTPNATDGSAALFGRLPGSATQERPVTAFPASENSVLRHNAKQSEAGLIAAYSAAAIPALDYPFAVLDGIGGSEKAGAERLLRALAGQEGATALGDAGFRTPDGRMLRDRSVDQRISAQYKPAVPLPPGTAVDEVLNQWAGVNLSSRARVLVDVSGSMNAAVPGSGKTRMGITLEAAERGLRLFKATSKIGIWTFSTELDGDKDYREIVPMAPIGEHLDEVSAKLRAVKATAEGRTGLYDSVLAAYRQARQEWEPGRLNVVVVLTDGRNEDPGGISREGLLAELAGLHDPRRPVSIIGIGIGPDIDPAELDAITTPTGGKAFTTPDPTKIGDVFYAALGKLACQPPSC; this is translated from the coding sequence GTGGCGGTGGTCGTACTGGCCGGCGCGGGCTGGGCAACCGTGGAACTGGTCAGCGCCAACACCGGCGACGGGGACTGCGTGACCCCGACCGTGGTCCGGGTCGCGGCGGCGCCGGACATCGCGCCGGTGGTCACCCAGCTGGGGCGGGCACTGGCCGAGGACGGCTGCTACCGGATCGAGGTGCGGGACCGCGAGTCGGCAACGGTGGCCGAGTCGCTGGCGGTCTCCGACGGTTCCGAGCGCCCGCACGTGTGGCTGCCGGACTCCACGCTGAACCTGCGCCGCGCCCGGGACGCGGGCGCGACCGATGTGCCCGAGTCCGGCACGTCGGTGGCCAGCTCGCCGGTCGTGCTCGCGCTGGCCAAGGACACCGCCACCACGCTCGGCTGGCCGGACAGCTCGCCGGGCTGGGCCGAGGTGCTGGGCCAGAGCGACGTGGTCTTCGGCATCCCGGACCCGGCCCGCGACCCGGTCGGGGTCTCCGCGCTGCTCGGCGTGCGGGAGGCCACCAAGACCGCGGGCGACCCCGCCGCGGCCTACGCCGCCGCGCTGCGCCGGTTCACGCCGAACGCGACTGACGGCTCGGCCGCGCTCTTCGGCAGGCTGCCGGGTTCGGCCACCCAGGAACGCCCGGTCACCGCGTTCCCGGCTTCGGAGAACTCCGTGCTGCGCCACAACGCGAAGCAGAGCGAAGCCGGGCTGATCGCGGCCTACTCGGCCGCCGCGATCCCGGCGCTGGACTACCCGTTCGCCGTGCTCGACGGCATCGGCGGCAGCGAAAAGGCCGGCGCGGAACGGTTGCTGCGCGCGCTGGCCGGCCAGGAGGGGGCCACCGCGCTGGGCGACGCGGGTTTCCGCACCCCGGACGGCCGGATGCTCCGCGACCGCTCGGTGGACCAGCGGATCTCCGCGCAGTACAAGCCGGCCGTCCCGCTGCCGCCGGGCACCGCGGTGGACGAGGTGCTCAACCAGTGGGCCGGGGTGAACCTGAGCTCGCGGGCCAGGGTGCTGGTGGACGTCTCGGGATCGATGAACGCCGCCGTGCCGGGGTCGGGAAAGACCAGGATGGGCATCACCCTGGAGGCCGCCGAGCGCGGGCTGCGGCTGTTCAAGGCCACGTCGAAGATCGGTATCTGGACCTTCTCCACCGAGCTGGACGGGGACAAGGACTACCGCGAGATCGTGCCGATGGCGCCGATCGGCGAGCACCTCGACGAAGTGTCCGCGAAGCTCCGCGCGGTCAAGGCCACCGCCGAGGGGCGCACCGGCCTGTACGACAGCGTGCTCGCCGCCTACCGGCAGGCCAGGCAGGAATGGGAGCCGGGACGGCTGAACGTGGTGGTGGTGCTGACCGACGGCCGCAACGAGGACCCCGGCGGGATCAGCCGGGAAGGGCTGCTGGCCGAGCTGGCCGGGCTGCACGACCCGCGGCGCCCGGTGTCGATCATCGGCATCGGCATCGGGCCGGACATCGACCCGGCCGAGCTGGACGCGATCACCACGCCCACCGGCGGCAAGGCCTTCACCACCCCGGACCCCACCAAGATCGGGGACGTGTTCTACGCGGCGCTGGGCAAGCTTGCCTGTCAACC
- a CDS encoding ribonuclease J, which produces MRVVALGGIGEVGRNMTVFEHAGRFLIVDCGVLFPEDDQPGVDLILPDFRAIENRLDDIDALVLTHGHEDHIGAVPFLLRMRPDLPIYGSRFTLALLAAKCKEHKQRPKLIEVREAERLTVGTFDLEFFAVNHSIPDALAVAIRTPAGVVLHTGDIKLDQLPLDGRLTDLAGFSRLGDEGVDLFCVDSTNAEVPGFVMPERDIGPVLDDVIRRVNQRVIVACFASHVHRVQQVLDVAVRHGRRVAFVGRSMVRNMGIAAELGLLVVPDGLLVDLDQASNLPESKVLFVSTGSQGEPLSALSRMARGEHRQISIRAGDTVVLASSMIPGNETAVFGVVNGLVRLGAQVVHQGNAKVHVSGHASAGELLYLYNAVRPSNVMPVHGEWKHLMANGALAVRTGVAPENVVIAEDGVVVDLVDGRARRTGRVEVGHVYVDGLSVGDVGESTLSDRLVLGEGGFIAISVAVDSKTGRAVTPPKVSGRGFSDDPKALDAVVPLVEMELSRTESEGITDMHRIAQSVRRVVGRWVADTYRRKPMIVPTVIPV; this is translated from the coding sequence CTGCGCGTAGTCGCGCTCGGCGGCATCGGCGAGGTGGGCCGCAACATGACCGTGTTCGAGCACGCCGGCCGCTTCCTGATCGTCGACTGCGGGGTGCTCTTCCCCGAGGACGACCAGCCCGGTGTCGACCTGATCCTGCCCGACTTCCGGGCGATCGAGAACCGGCTCGACGACATCGACGCGCTGGTGCTCACGCACGGGCACGAGGACCACATCGGTGCGGTCCCGTTCCTCCTGCGGATGCGGCCCGACCTGCCGATCTACGGCTCCCGGTTTACCTTGGCGCTGCTCGCGGCCAAGTGCAAGGAGCACAAGCAGCGGCCCAAGCTGATCGAGGTGCGCGAAGCCGAGCGCCTGACCGTCGGCACCTTCGACCTCGAATTCTTCGCGGTCAACCACTCCATCCCGGACGCGCTCGCGGTGGCCATCCGCACCCCGGCCGGGGTGGTGCTGCACACCGGGGACATCAAGCTGGACCAGCTGCCCTTGGACGGCAGGCTGACCGACCTGGCCGGGTTCTCTCGGCTCGGCGACGAGGGCGTGGACCTGTTCTGCGTGGACTCGACCAACGCCGAGGTGCCCGGGTTCGTGATGCCCGAGCGCGACATCGGGCCGGTGCTCGACGACGTGATCCGGCGGGTGAACCAGCGGGTGATCGTGGCCTGCTTCGCCAGCCACGTGCACCGCGTGCAGCAGGTGCTGGACGTGGCCGTGCGGCACGGCAGGCGGGTGGCCTTCGTCGGCCGCTCGATGGTCCGCAACATGGGCATCGCGGCCGAGCTCGGCCTGCTCGTGGTGCCGGACGGGCTGCTGGTCGACCTGGACCAGGCGAGCAACCTGCCGGAGAGCAAGGTGCTGTTCGTCTCCACCGGCTCGCAGGGCGAACCGCTGTCCGCGCTGTCCAGGATGGCGCGCGGTGAGCACCGGCAGATCTCCATCCGGGCCGGCGACACCGTGGTGCTGGCCAGCTCGATGATCCCCGGCAACGAGACCGCGGTGTTCGGTGTGGTCAACGGCCTGGTCCGGCTCGGCGCGCAGGTGGTGCACCAGGGCAACGCGAAGGTGCACGTCTCCGGGCACGCCTCGGCCGGCGAGCTGCTCTACCTGTACAACGCGGTGCGGCCGAGCAACGTGATGCCGGTGCACGGCGAGTGGAAGCACCTGATGGCCAACGGCGCGCTCGCGGTGCGCACCGGGGTCGCGCCGGAGAACGTGGTGATCGCCGAGGACGGCGTGGTGGTCGACCTCGTCGACGGCCGCGCCCGCCGGACCGGCCGGGTGGAGGTCGGGCACGTCTACGTGGACGGCCTCTCGGTCGGCGATGTCGGCGAGTCGACCCTGTCCGACCGGCTGGTGCTCGGCGAGGGCGGGTTCATCGCGATCAGCGTCGCGGTGGACTCGAAGACCGGTCGCGCGGTGACCCCGCCGAAGGTCTCCGGTCGCGGCTTCTCCGACGACCCGAAGGCGCTGGACGCCGTGGTGCCGCTGGTGGAGATGGAGCTGTCCCGGACCGAGTCCGAGGGCATCACGGACATGCACCGGATCGCCCAGTCGGTGCGCCGCGTGGTCGGCCGCTGGGTCGCGGACACCTACCGGCGCAAACCGATGATCGTGCCCACCGTCATTCCGGTCTGA
- the dapA gene encoding 4-hydroxy-tetrahydrodipicolinate synthase gives MSTPPSAAPGRPFGRVLTAMVTPFDANGALDLDKAQELAAHLVDLGNDGLVVNGTTGESPTTSDAEKSDLIRAVVEAVGDRVTVVSGAGTYDTAHSVELVRLAEKAGAHGVLLVTPYYSRPSQAGVYAHFTTVADATGLPVMLYDIPPRSIVPIEVDTLRRLAEHPRIVAVKDAKGDLLAGSEVIANTHLAYYSGDDGLNLPWLSVGAAGVVSVVGHVVAGRIKAMIEAYEDGDTSTARTNHRGMLPVYRAFSRVGGVVFGKTALRMRGYDVGEPRLPIVPATEEQIQAIAADLTQAGVPLDDSPSTDWHSSRVAQTDSAAAYVAPTTHTSVGTIHR, from the coding sequence ATGTCCACTCCTCCTTCCGCCGCGCCGGGCAGACCCTTCGGGCGCGTGCTTACCGCCATGGTCACTCCCTTCGACGCGAATGGCGCGCTGGACCTGGACAAGGCCCAGGAGCTCGCCGCGCACCTGGTCGACCTCGGCAACGACGGCCTGGTGGTCAACGGCACCACCGGCGAAAGCCCGACCACCAGCGACGCCGAGAAGTCCGACCTGATCCGCGCCGTGGTGGAGGCCGTCGGCGACCGGGTCACCGTGGTCAGCGGTGCCGGCACCTACGACACCGCGCACAGCGTCGAACTGGTCCGCCTTGCCGAGAAGGCCGGCGCGCACGGCGTGCTGCTGGTGACCCCGTACTACTCGCGGCCGAGTCAGGCCGGGGTGTACGCGCACTTCACCACCGTCGCCGACGCGACCGGGCTGCCGGTGATGCTCTACGACATCCCGCCGCGCTCGATCGTGCCGATCGAGGTGGACACCCTGCGCCGGCTCGCCGAGCACCCGCGGATCGTGGCGGTCAAGGACGCCAAGGGCGACCTGCTGGCCGGCAGCGAGGTCATCGCCAACACCCACCTCGCCTACTACTCCGGCGACGACGGGCTGAACCTGCCGTGGCTGTCGGTCGGCGCGGCCGGGGTGGTCAGCGTGGTCGGGCACGTGGTCGCGGGCCGGATAAAGGCCATGATCGAGGCATACGAGGACGGCGACACCTCCACCGCCAGGACCAACCATCGCGGCATGCTCCCGGTGTACCGCGCCTTCTCCCGGGTGGGCGGAGTGGTGTTCGGTAAGACGGCGCTGCGCATGCGGGGCTACGATGTCGGCGAGCCGCGCCTGCCGATCGTGCCCGCCACCGAGGAGCAGATCCAGGCGATCGCGGCCGACCTGACCCAGGCCGGCGTGCCGCTCGACGATTCGCCGTCGACCGACTGGCACAGCTCCAGGGTCGCCCAGACCGACTCGGCGGCGGCTTACGTCGCCCCGACCACCCATACCAGCGTAGGGACCATTCATAGGTGA